One window from the genome of Oreochromis niloticus isolate F11D_XX linkage group LG20, O_niloticus_UMD_NMBU, whole genome shotgun sequence encodes:
- the cbx5 gene encoding chromobox protein homolog 5, whose translation MGKKSRGEESSSSDEEEYVVEKVLDRRVVKGRVEFFLKWKGYSDKHNTWEPEKNLDCPELIAEFMKTYKKSSGGTSTPSSGASKSNTASSGRAKDSSSSKKRSSDDDEEGGSKPKKKKEDDILVARGFERGLEPEKIIGATDSCGDLMFLMKWKDSDEADLVLAKEANHKCPQIVIAFYEERLTWHEDSDKKEKDAVSA comes from the exons ATGGGCAAAAAGTCTCGCGGAGAAGAGTCTTCATCCTCTGATGAGGAAGAATATGttgtggaaaaagtgctggACAGGAGGGTGGTGAAAGGAAGGGTTGAATTCTTCCTAAAGTGGAAGGGATACTCGGA CAAGCACAACACATGGGAACCAGAGAAAAACTTGGATTGCCCTGAGCTTATTGCAGAATTCATGAAGACCTACAAGAAAAGCAGTGGTGGGACCTCCACACCAAGCAGTGGGGCCAGCAAATCAAACACGGCGTCCTCTGGACGCGCCAAAGATTCCAGCAGCTCAAAGAAGAGGAGCTCTGACGATGACGAGGAAGGTGGAAGTAAGcccaagaagaaaaaagag GATGACATTCTTGTCGCACGCGGTTTTGAGAGAGGACTTGAGCCGGAGAAGATCATTGGAGCAACAGACTCATGTGGAGACCTCATGTTTCTTATGAAGTG gaaagacTCTGATGAGGCTGATCTCGTTCTCGCCAAGGAGGCCAATCATAAGTGCCCACAGATTGTCATAGCCTTCTATGAGGAACGTCTCACCTGGCATGAAGACAGTGACAAGAAGGAGAAGGATGCTGTCAGTGCGTGA
- the hnrnpa1b gene encoding heterogeneous nuclear ribonucleoprotein A1: protein MSRESVPREPEQLRKLFIGGLSFETTDESLRAHFEQWGTLTDCVVMRDPNSKRSRGFGFVTYSSVQEVDAAMSARPHKVDGRVVEPKRAVSREDSNRPGAHITVKKIFVGGIKEDTEESHLRDYFQQFGKIEVIDIMTDRNTGKKRGFAFVTFDDHDSVDRIVIQKYHTINSHNCEVRKALTKQEMQSAGMGMGMRGGRNTGGRPYDYDRGFNQGGRGRYGDGPYNCNGSDGGYGGGPGGPGGYNGGNRGYNQGYNQGGGYGGNGYDSNGYGNCGGGGGGGGGNNYNNMGHYDPQASNFGPMKGNFGGGGGGRNFGGYGGSNNSGYGRPGRF from the exons ATGTCGAGAGAGAGT GTCCCACGTGAGCCGGAGCAGCTCCGCAAGCTGTTCATCGGAGGCTTGAGCTTCGAGACGACAGACGAAAGCCTGCGTGCTCATTTTGAGCAATGGGGGACCCTTACAGACTGCGTG GTCATGAGGGACCCCAACAGCAAGCGATCCAGGGGTTTTGGCTTTGTAACATATTCATCAGTGCAGGAAGTTGATGCTGCCATGTCAGCCCGTCCCCATAAGGTCGATGGAAGAGTGGTAGAGCCGAAACGAGCGGTTTCCAGGGAG GACTCAAACCGGCCAGGAGCCCACATAACTGTGAAAAAGATCTTTGTTGGAGGCATCAAAGAAGATACAGAGGAGTCACACCTGAGGGATTATTTCCAGCAGTTTGGCAAAATAGAAGTCATTGATATCATGACTGACCGCAACACTGGGAAGAAGAGGGGCTTTGCCTTTGTTACGTTTGATGACCACGATTCAGTTGATAGGATTGTCA TCCAGAAATACCACACTATCAACTCTCACAACTGTGAGGTGAGGAAGGCCCTCACAAAGCAGGAAATGCAGAGTGCGGGAATGGGTATGGGAATGAGAGGAGGTCGCAACACTGGTGGCAGGCCCTACGATTACGACAGGGGCTTCAATCAAG GTGGCAGAGGGCGATATGGAGATGGTCCTTACAATTGCAACGGAAGTGATGGTG GCTATGGAGGCGGACCTGGTGGTCCTGGTGGCTATAATGGAGGTAACCGTGGTTACAACCAGGGCTACAACCAGGGTGGTGGATATGGAGGAAATGGTTATGACAGCAATGGTTATG GCaattgtggtggtggtggaggcgGCGGTGGCGGCAATAACTACAACAACATGGGCCACTACGACCCCCAGGCCTCTAACTTTGGCCCCATGAAGGGCAACTTTggtggcggcggcggcggcaggAACTTTG GTGGATACGGAGGCTCAAACAACAGTGGCTATGGACGTCCAGGACgattttaa
- the nfe2 gene encoding transcription factor NF-E2 45 kDa subunit isoform X1, which produces MCSTANYVLPLRRTCEVAATSGKLCGGVPMPANFPGVRSHGAPQDTEMDVAWQELMAITELQEFEVPPENSYETTQYQTMEPMASVGEYGMAQPHSEPPAACELRTANTYNGFYSEEVPTCHRLGTSTETVYGNSEPQLNQRMLAISSHPQQSFVPLREQTNMSGVNQGHRRTNACLTQGLRGHMQWTVHGQNAHTRSGDDLESDSGLSLGSSPPLASPDNPVGGAPGYQSIDIGMAYSDGEPDGMTEHTRRSHLHYSADYQSHTHSYLHSGAHPSYFSAQPILSQPPPSTPTPRSMKHQGSAAALSDLYNDSAMSSRGSSHLNMYTKPQGSISTPPLSRDERRAIALKIPFPMDKIINLPVDDFNELLTQYTLTDAQLALVRDIRRRGKNKVAAQNCRKRKLESIIHLERELNQLQAQREHLAQERLEFQRSLAFIKCRLTDLYTQVFSHLRDEDGQPYSIDEYSLQQTPDGKIYLVPHTMQKREQC; this is translated from the exons ATGTGTTCCACAGCCAACTATGTTCTCCCTCTGAGGAGAACCTGTGAG GTAGCAGCTACATCAGGCAAGTTGTGTGGGGGAGTGCCCATGCCAGCTAATTTCCCTGGAGTGAGATCTCATGGAGCTCCTCAGGACACAGAGATGGATGTGGCTTGGCAGGAGTTGATGGCCATCACAGAGCTGCAG GAGTTCGAAGTCCCTCCTGAAAACTCCTATGAGACAACACAGTACCAAACCATGGAGCCCATGGCTTCTGTGGGAGAGTATGGGATGGCTCAGCCTCATTCAGAGCCCCCCGCTGCTTGTGAGCTGAGAACCGCCAACACTTACAATGGATTTTATTCCGAAGAGGTGCCTACCTGTCATCGTCTAGGCACCTCCACAGAAACAGTGTATGGAAACTCTGAACCTCAGCTCAATCAGAGAATGCTCGCAATTTCCTCTCACCCACAGCAATCTTTTGTGCCCCTTAGGGAGCAAACAAATATGTCAGGTGTCAATCAAGGGCACAGGAGAACCAATGCGTGTCTCACTCAGGGACTACGTGGGCACATGCAGTGGACTGTACATGGACAAAATGCACACACTCGCTCCGGTGATGATCTGGAGTCTGACTCTGGTCTGTCACTGGGTTCCAGTCCACCTTTGGCCTCTCCAGATAATCCTGTTGGCGGTGCACCAGGTTACCAAAGCATAGACATAGGAATGGCATATAGTGATGGCGAACCAGACGGCATGACTGAGCACACAAGAAGATCTCACCTCCATTACTCAGCGGATTATCAGAGTCATACTCACTCATATTTACACTCAGGTGCACATCCATCTTATTTTTCAGCCCAACCCATTTTATCTCAGCCACCGCCGAGTACTCCAACTCCTCGATCAATGAAACACCAGGGTTCGGCTGCAGCCTTGAGTGACCTATACAATGATTCTGCAATGTCCAGCAGAGGGAGCTCACACCTTAACATGTACACAAAACCCCAAGGAAGCATCTCGACCCCTCCCCTGAGTAGAGATGAGCGGCGGGCCATAGCTTTGAAGATCCCCTTCCCCATGGATAAGATTATCAATCTACCTGTCGATGACTTCAATGAGCTCCTGACACAGTATACTCTGACAGATGCTCAACTAGCACTGGTCAGAGACATTAGACGAAGGGGGAAGAACAAGGTCGCAGCTCAAAACTGCAGGAAGAGGAAGCTCGAGAGCATAATTCACCTTGAAAGGGAACTGAATCAGCTGCAGGCCCAAAGGGAACACCTGGCACAAGAAAGGCTAGAGTTCCAGCGCAGCTTGGCATTCATTAAATGTCGTCTTACAGATCTTTACACGCAAGTATTTTCTCATTTACGAGATGAAGATGGACAACCATACTCGATAGATGAATATTCTCTACAGCAGACACCCGATGGTAAAATTTATCTGGTACCTCACACAATGCAGAAGAGAGAGCAATGCTGA
- the nfe2 gene encoding transcription factor NF-E2 45 kDa subunit isoform X2: protein MPANFPGVRSHGAPQDTEMDVAWQELMAITELQEFEVPPENSYETTQYQTMEPMASVGEYGMAQPHSEPPAACELRTANTYNGFYSEEVPTCHRLGTSTETVYGNSEPQLNQRMLAISSHPQQSFVPLREQTNMSGVNQGHRRTNACLTQGLRGHMQWTVHGQNAHTRSGDDLESDSGLSLGSSPPLASPDNPVGGAPGYQSIDIGMAYSDGEPDGMTEHTRRSHLHYSADYQSHTHSYLHSGAHPSYFSAQPILSQPPPSTPTPRSMKHQGSAAALSDLYNDSAMSSRGSSHLNMYTKPQGSISTPPLSRDERRAIALKIPFPMDKIINLPVDDFNELLTQYTLTDAQLALVRDIRRRGKNKVAAQNCRKRKLESIIHLERELNQLQAQREHLAQERLEFQRSLAFIKCRLTDLYTQVFSHLRDEDGQPYSIDEYSLQQTPDGKIYLVPHTMQKREQC from the exons ATGCCAGCTAATTTCCCTGGAGTGAGATCTCATGGAGCTCCTCAGGACACAGAGATGGATGTGGCTTGGCAGGAGTTGATGGCCATCACAGAGCTGCAG GAGTTCGAAGTCCCTCCTGAAAACTCCTATGAGACAACACAGTACCAAACCATGGAGCCCATGGCTTCTGTGGGAGAGTATGGGATGGCTCAGCCTCATTCAGAGCCCCCCGCTGCTTGTGAGCTGAGAACCGCCAACACTTACAATGGATTTTATTCCGAAGAGGTGCCTACCTGTCATCGTCTAGGCACCTCCACAGAAACAGTGTATGGAAACTCTGAACCTCAGCTCAATCAGAGAATGCTCGCAATTTCCTCTCACCCACAGCAATCTTTTGTGCCCCTTAGGGAGCAAACAAATATGTCAGGTGTCAATCAAGGGCACAGGAGAACCAATGCGTGTCTCACTCAGGGACTACGTGGGCACATGCAGTGGACTGTACATGGACAAAATGCACACACTCGCTCCGGTGATGATCTGGAGTCTGACTCTGGTCTGTCACTGGGTTCCAGTCCACCTTTGGCCTCTCCAGATAATCCTGTTGGCGGTGCACCAGGTTACCAAAGCATAGACATAGGAATGGCATATAGTGATGGCGAACCAGACGGCATGACTGAGCACACAAGAAGATCTCACCTCCATTACTCAGCGGATTATCAGAGTCATACTCACTCATATTTACACTCAGGTGCACATCCATCTTATTTTTCAGCCCAACCCATTTTATCTCAGCCACCGCCGAGTACTCCAACTCCTCGATCAATGAAACACCAGGGTTCGGCTGCAGCCTTGAGTGACCTATACAATGATTCTGCAATGTCCAGCAGAGGGAGCTCACACCTTAACATGTACACAAAACCCCAAGGAAGCATCTCGACCCCTCCCCTGAGTAGAGATGAGCGGCGGGCCATAGCTTTGAAGATCCCCTTCCCCATGGATAAGATTATCAATCTACCTGTCGATGACTTCAATGAGCTCCTGACACAGTATACTCTGACAGATGCTCAACTAGCACTGGTCAGAGACATTAGACGAAGGGGGAAGAACAAGGTCGCAGCTCAAAACTGCAGGAAGAGGAAGCTCGAGAGCATAATTCACCTTGAAAGGGAACTGAATCAGCTGCAGGCCCAAAGGGAACACCTGGCACAAGAAAGGCTAGAGTTCCAGCGCAGCTTGGCATTCATTAAATGTCGTCTTACAGATCTTTACACGCAAGTATTTTCTCATTTACGAGATGAAGATGGACAACCATACTCGATAGATGAATATTCTCTACAGCAGACACCCGATGGTAAAATTTATCTGGTACCTCACACAATGCAGAAGAGAGAGCAATGCTGA